Proteins from one Chitinophaga oryzae genomic window:
- a CDS encoding organic hydroperoxide resistance protein, which yields MNNSNTTAIEKVLYTAHTRTTGGREGKAQSNDGRLDILLSPPGTSGTGTNPEQLFAAGWSACYIGALGLAAKKLGAALPADTLVDAAVDLGTTDGAYFLQARLSVHLPGMAPELAQQLVDLAHQTCPYSKAIKGNINVTTNII from the coding sequence ATGAACAACAGCAACACAACAGCGATCGAAAAAGTATTGTACACTGCCCACACCCGTACCACCGGCGGCAGGGAAGGCAAGGCCCAAAGCAATGACGGCAGGCTGGACATCTTACTCTCCCCTCCCGGCACCAGCGGCACCGGTACCAACCCGGAGCAACTTTTCGCCGCCGGATGGTCCGCCTGCTACATCGGAGCGCTGGGACTGGCCGCCAAAAAACTGGGCGCTGCCCTGCCCGCAGACACGCTGGTAGACGCAGCAGTAGACCTGGGCACCACCGACGGCGCCTACTTCCTGCAGGCACGCCTCTCCGTACACCTGCCGGGCATGGCGCCGGAACTGGCGCAGCAGCTGGTCGACCTGGCCCACCAGACCTGCCCCTACTCTAAAGCCATCAAAGGAAACATCAACGTCACCACAAATATTATCTGA
- a CDS encoding DUF1223 domain-containing protein, which produces MKYFKEIAIYIGLPLIFLAIMAFKNINHRNMITSIQQDSQDKGFAVVELFTSEGCWSCPPADELIARLQKGNNNQQLYIMAFHVDYWDHQGWKDRFSQADFTERQKQYAAWLRLGNIYTPQLVVNGKTEMVGSDEGAVLGAISAALRGATAPPLTLKAEQGNGTLTITYAGAVPHKKARLLTALVQKTARSEVNAGENAGKQLSHVQIVRQLQQQELKEQGTVTLKLPAGFRAGDWEVITFVQQKNTGEITQAAKLTW; this is translated from the coding sequence ATGAAATACTTTAAAGAAATCGCTATATACATAGGCCTCCCGCTGATTTTTCTCGCCATTATGGCATTTAAAAACATCAATCACAGGAACATGATCACCAGCATTCAGCAAGACAGCCAGGACAAAGGGTTTGCCGTGGTGGAACTCTTCACGTCCGAAGGGTGCTGGAGCTGCCCGCCGGCAGATGAGCTGATCGCCCGGCTGCAAAAGGGCAACAACAATCAACAGCTTTATATCATGGCCTTCCATGTGGATTACTGGGACCACCAGGGCTGGAAAGACCGCTTCAGCCAGGCCGATTTCACCGAAAGGCAGAAACAATACGCCGCCTGGTTACGGCTGGGCAACATCTACACGCCACAGCTGGTCGTTAACGGCAAAACCGAAATGGTGGGATCAGATGAAGGCGCTGTGTTAGGCGCTATCAGCGCCGCGCTGCGGGGCGCCACCGCTCCGCCGCTGACGCTCAAAGCCGAACAGGGCAACGGCACGCTGACCATCACTTATGCCGGCGCGGTGCCGCACAAAAAGGCCCGACTCCTGACGGCGCTGGTACAGAAAACCGCCCGCTCCGAGGTGAATGCAGGGGAAAATGCCGGCAAACAGCTCTCCCACGTACAGATTGTACGCCAGCTGCAGCAGCAGGAACTGAAAGAACAAGGGACCGTTACCCTGAAACTGCCAGCCGGTTTCCGGGCCGGCGACTGGGAAGTGATCACTTTTGTGCAGCAGAAAAACACCGGTGAGATCACGCAGGCGGCCAAATTAACATGGTAG
- a CDS encoding heme-binding domain-containing protein, with product METTKNTKRFKRIYLIPAAVIVVLAGLQLFSEPIASKPVTGHMDEAPAEVLAILQRSCYNCHSNEQKLSWFDQLAPASWAVKKDVDRAREVMNFSEWDKLSSGERTGKMYAILNMMQAGKMPLREYLLLHPGAKITEKDIETVKKYTLSLSAQKAPAAAIAGATTVAAGAVPTTFPVSPNGVKYTDAFKQWTVISMSTLFDNSIRVIYGNGIAVKAVREENFFPWPDGAIVVKAVWKQVTMPDGEIRPGEFVNAQFMEKNAAKYTTTEGWGFAKFSGQKLAPTGKDALFAQQSCISCHRQLASSTGFLFDVPMKVNPKSLTEKIIAQ from the coding sequence ATGGAAACGACAAAAAATACCAAACGCTTCAAACGCATCTACCTCATCCCGGCCGCGGTGATCGTGGTGCTGGCAGGGCTGCAACTGTTCAGTGAGCCTATCGCCTCCAAACCCGTTACCGGCCACATGGACGAGGCCCCGGCCGAAGTGCTGGCCATCCTGCAGCGCTCCTGCTACAACTGCCACTCCAACGAACAAAAGTTAAGCTGGTTCGATCAGCTGGCCCCCGCCTCCTGGGCAGTGAAGAAAGATGTGGACCGTGCACGGGAGGTAATGAATTTTTCTGAATGGGACAAGCTCTCTTCCGGTGAACGTACCGGCAAAATGTACGCGATACTCAACATGATGCAGGCAGGTAAAATGCCGCTCCGCGAATACCTGCTGCTGCATCCGGGCGCAAAAATCACAGAGAAGGATATTGAAACAGTAAAAAAATATACGCTGTCGCTTTCCGCGCAGAAAGCCCCGGCCGCAGCCATCGCCGGCGCTACCACTGTCGCAGCCGGCGCCGTTCCCACAACGTTCCCGGTGTCTCCCAACGGCGTGAAATATACCGACGCTTTCAAACAATGGACGGTGATCAGTATGAGCACGCTCTTCGACAATTCCATCCGGGTCATCTATGGCAACGGCATCGCGGTAAAAGCCGTACGTGAAGAAAACTTCTTCCCCTGGCCCGACGGCGCTATCGTGGTGAAAGCAGTATGGAAGCAGGTGACCATGCCCGACGGGGAAATCAGGCCCGGTGAATTTGTCAACGCGCAGTTCATGGAGAAAAACGCCGCAAAATATACCACTACCGAAGGGTGGGGATTCGCCAAGTTCAGTGGACAAAAGCTGGCCCCTACAGGAAAAGACGCCCTGTTTGCCCAGCAGTCCTGCATCAGCTGCCACCGGCAACTGGCATCATCCACCGGCTTCCTCTTCGATGTGCCGATGAAAGTAAATCCTAAAAGCTTAACCGAAAAAATTATTGCCCAATGA
- a CDS encoding alpha/beta hydrolase: MNTISKKLRLLFSAIVALLFSATIASAQNTAARIQNVVLVHGAFVDGSGWKGVYDILTKKGYNVTITQIPLSSLQDDAAVVKKALDRQNGPAVLVGHSWGGTVITEVSAHPKVASLVYVTAFQPDNGEPTTKWIATAPALPENGILPPDKDGLVYYDRDKFHAGFAADLPPAQALFMADAQKPIAAASFATPVTAAEWHHKPTFGIVPTADKSINPVILRNMFQRSGTKVTEIKGASHAVFVSHPKEVANVIIAASR; this comes from the coding sequence ATGAACACCATCAGCAAAAAACTCCGCCTCCTGTTCTCCGCCATCGTAGCGTTACTGTTCAGCGCCACCATCGCCTCCGCCCAAAATACCGCCGCCCGCATTCAGAACGTAGTGCTCGTACATGGCGCGTTCGTGGATGGCTCCGGCTGGAAAGGGGTATACGACATCCTCACGAAAAAAGGCTATAACGTCACCATCACACAGATTCCGCTCAGCTCCCTGCAGGACGATGCGGCCGTCGTGAAAAAAGCGCTGGACCGGCAAAACGGGCCGGCAGTGCTGGTCGGCCACTCCTGGGGCGGCACCGTCATCACCGAAGTAAGCGCCCATCCGAAAGTGGCCTCCCTGGTATATGTGACCGCTTTCCAGCCGGATAACGGTGAACCCACTACGAAATGGATCGCCACCGCACCGGCCCTGCCGGAAAACGGTATCCTGCCGCCCGATAAAGACGGACTGGTATACTACGACCGCGATAAATTCCATGCAGGCTTCGCCGCCGACCTTCCGCCGGCACAGGCGCTCTTTATGGCAGACGCCCAGAAACCCATTGCAGCGGCTTCTTTCGCCACACCGGTAACAGCCGCCGAATGGCATCACAAACCCACTTTCGGTATCGTGCCTACGGCAGACAAAAGCATCAACCCTGTTATTCTCAGGAATATGTTCCAACGCTCCGGCACCAAAGTCACCGAGATCAAAGGCGCCAGTCACGCCGTCTTTGTCTCCCACCCAAAAGAAGTGGCCAACGTGATCATCGCGGCTTCCAGATAA
- a CDS encoding MFS transporter, with protein MQFSLNKKATLISLVVTIVCVVISFYGSRKLQNFDPALIAYLFATLFALFGIVYRYCVWLQRPPTWMYFKRTWQLVFTGAFWKNIFSLVVDSVKNLLFQQFIYPRSKKRWIAHFMLASGCLAAFAITIPLTLGWIHFTLDPASALDPGATKLYWANFFGFKILQFKLGSALAFFIFHALTWCSWLVIAGAVIFLVRRLTNAGLIASQTFEGDLLPLILLIIISLTGLGLNYSYAFMKGIAYDFMSVTHAISVILFLVWIPFGKFFHIIQRPAQIGAHIYRREGAKKGMAVCPHTGKPFTTQLHVDDLKTVTKAIGFDFTLEDGTSHLDYSPEGKRSLLARAHLRARQEGGNLFG; from the coding sequence ATGCAGTTTTCTCTCAATAAAAAAGCGACGCTGATTTCACTGGTAGTAACAATTGTCTGTGTCGTCATTTCCTTCTATGGTTCCCGGAAGCTGCAAAACTTCGATCCCGCACTGATCGCTTACCTGTTTGCCACCCTCTTTGCGCTGTTTGGCATCGTATACCGCTACTGTGTATGGTTGCAGCGCCCTCCTACCTGGATGTATTTTAAAAGGACATGGCAATTGGTCTTCACCGGCGCTTTCTGGAAAAATATTTTTTCGCTGGTGGTTGACTCCGTAAAGAACCTGTTGTTCCAACAATTTATTTATCCCCGCAGCAAAAAACGCTGGATCGCGCATTTCATGCTGGCCTCCGGCTGCCTGGCAGCTTTCGCCATCACTATACCGCTGACGCTGGGCTGGATCCATTTCACGCTGGACCCCGCCTCTGCACTGGACCCCGGCGCCACCAAACTATACTGGGCCAATTTCTTCGGCTTTAAAATACTGCAGTTTAAACTGGGATCAGCGTTGGCTTTTTTCATCTTCCACGCATTGACATGGTGCTCCTGGCTGGTCATCGCCGGCGCCGTTATCTTCCTCGTCAGGCGCCTGACCAACGCGGGACTGATTGCCTCGCAGACATTTGAAGGCGACCTGCTGCCGTTGATCCTGCTGATCATTATCTCGCTGACAGGGCTGGGGCTCAACTACAGCTACGCTTTCATGAAAGGCATCGCCTACGACTTCATGTCCGTCACTCATGCGATCTCCGTGATCCTTTTCCTCGTATGGATACCCTTCGGCAAATTCTTCCATATCATACAACGCCCGGCACAGATCGGCGCACACATCTACAGGCGGGAAGGCGCCAAAAAAGGCATGGCCGTTTGTCCGCATACCGGAAAACCTTTCACGACACAACTACATGTGGATGACCTGAAGACGGTCACTAAAGCAATAGGATTTGACTTTACACTGGAAGACGGCACCTCCCACCTGGACTACAGTCCTGAAGGCAAACGCTCCCTGCTGGCCAGGGCCCACCTCAGGGCACGGCAGGAAGGCGGCAACCTGTTTGGATAA
- a CDS encoding DoxX family protein, with protein sequence MKTKTATIIYWSATIFMSLWFGASGFFELTKNPIVWGITQQLGYPPHFIYILGVFKIAGVITLLIPHKFLRLKEWVFAGMFFDITFAFFSKISVLGFPATVDAIIAFTVLSAAYVMFRKLYPANYATLAPAPLS encoded by the coding sequence ATGAAAACGAAAACAGCTACTATCATCTATTGGTCCGCCACTATTTTTATGTCACTCTGGTTCGGCGCCAGCGGCTTCTTCGAACTGACAAAAAATCCCATCGTATGGGGCATCACCCAACAGTTAGGTTATCCGCCGCATTTCATTTACATCCTGGGCGTCTTTAAAATAGCCGGTGTCATTACGCTTTTAATTCCGCACAAATTTCTGCGGTTAAAAGAATGGGTATTTGCCGGCATGTTCTTCGATATCACCTTTGCCTTTTTCTCCAAGATCAGTGTGCTGGGCTTTCCCGCCACGGTAGATGCGATCATCGCTTTCACCGTGCTGAGCGCCGCTTACGTGATGTTCCGCAAGCTGTATCCCGCAAATTATGCCACCCTGGCCCCTGCGCCGTTATCATAA
- a CDS encoding alpha/beta fold hydrolase, which produces MKKLTHLIAAALLSIAATTTAFGQQNSNNASGAIKQIRAGVLDVGYAEAGPADGQAVILLHGWPYDIHSYTAVTAQLAAKGYHVIVPYLRGYGSTRFLSAQTARNGQQSAFAADIIALMDALKIDKAIVGGFDWGARTADIIAALWPERTKALVSVSGYLIGSQQANKAPLTPKAELAWWYQFYFATERGRAGYQANTRAFNKLIWQTASPDWHFSDSTFAASAASFDNPDHVAIVIDNYRWRLGLVPGEKQYDALEQQLAKSPAITVPAVTLEGDANGAPHPDPAAYAAKFKGKYVHHTLTGGVGHNLPAEAPEAFTAAIIEAGRLAQ; this is translated from the coding sequence ATGAAAAAACTTACACACCTCATCGCAGCAGCGCTGCTCAGCATAGCCGCTACTACTACCGCTTTCGGTCAACAAAACAGTAATAATGCTTCAGGCGCCATCAAACAAATCAGGGCAGGCGTGCTGGACGTGGGTTACGCAGAAGCAGGCCCCGCTGACGGACAGGCTGTTATCCTCCTCCACGGCTGGCCTTACGATATTCATAGTTACACGGCCGTTACCGCTCAACTGGCCGCCAAGGGATACCACGTCATTGTGCCTTACCTGCGCGGTTACGGCAGCACCCGGTTCCTCTCGGCGCAAACCGCCAGAAACGGGCAGCAGTCGGCCTTTGCCGCCGACATCATCGCGCTGATGGACGCCTTGAAAATAGACAAAGCCATCGTGGGCGGTTTTGACTGGGGCGCCCGCACCGCCGATATTATCGCCGCCCTGTGGCCGGAACGTACCAAAGCGCTGGTATCCGTGAGCGGTTACCTGATCGGCAGCCAGCAGGCCAACAAAGCGCCGTTGACGCCCAAAGCCGAGCTGGCCTGGTGGTACCAGTTTTACTTCGCCACCGAACGCGGCAGGGCAGGCTACCAGGCCAATACCCGCGCATTCAACAAACTGATCTGGCAGACCGCCTCTCCCGACTGGCATTTCAGCGACAGCACTTTCGCAGCAAGCGCCGCTTCCTTCGACAATCCGGACCATGTAGCCATCGTGATCGACAACTACCGCTGGCGGTTAGGACTGGTGCCCGGCGAAAAACAATACGACGCGCTGGAACAGCAACTGGCGAAAAGCCCTGCGATCACCGTGCCGGCCGTTACCCTCGAAGGAGATGCCAACGGCGCGCCACATCCCGACCCCGCCGCGTATGCCGCTAAGTTCAAAGGCAAATACGTACATCATACTTTAACGGGAGGCGTAGGCCACAACCTGCCCGCCGAAGCCCCCGAAGCTTTTACAGCAGCTATCATAGAGGCAGGCCGCCTAGCACAATAA
- a CDS encoding tellurite resistance/C4-dicarboxylate transporter family protein, with the protein MPSTELAHPGQPVSTTSLENFFPGYFALVMATGIVSIGLHLWKYPTLAIVFLWLNIFFYAWLWVILVARIIKYPVVVWNDLHHPARGVTFLTLVAGNNVLGSQVAILTGRMDIAMVFWIAGAVLWALLIYTFFLVNIMKEPKPSLSQSINGAWLLIVVATESVAVLGAIIANSSPYHWLIAFISLCSYMTGGMFYFVLIGLILYRWLFFSMKAETLTPPYWINMGAVAIITLAGSRLVMYAQAHAALSAWAIFVQAFTMFFWAFASWWIPLLFLMFAYRHFIARVPLAYDPQYWSMVFPLGMYGVCTYMYATVTGFTFLKPISGLFVILALVTWVIVLIGLFIDLFSVAKKK; encoded by the coding sequence ATGCCTTCCACCGAACTTGCCCATCCTGGCCAGCCGGTCAGCACCACGTCACTGGAAAATTTTTTCCCCGGCTACTTCGCCCTCGTCATGGCCACCGGTATTGTGTCTATCGGTCTGCACCTGTGGAAGTATCCGACGCTGGCCATTGTTTTCCTGTGGCTGAACATTTTCTTTTACGCATGGCTGTGGGTCATCCTGGTGGCGCGTATTATTAAATACCCGGTGGTGGTGTGGAACGACCTGCATCATCCGGCCAGGGGCGTTACCTTTCTCACCCTGGTGGCGGGCAATAATGTGCTGGGCAGCCAGGTAGCTATTCTCACCGGCCGTATGGACATCGCCATGGTGTTTTGGATAGCCGGCGCTGTGTTGTGGGCTTTGCTGATCTATACTTTTTTCCTGGTGAATATTATGAAGGAGCCAAAGCCGTCGCTCTCGCAGAGCATCAACGGGGCCTGGCTGCTGATAGTGGTGGCTACCGAATCGGTAGCTGTGCTGGGCGCTATTATTGCCAACAGCAGTCCTTACCACTGGCTGATCGCCTTTATCTCCCTCTGTTCGTATATGACCGGCGGCATGTTTTATTTTGTGCTGATAGGCCTGATCCTTTACCGCTGGCTGTTTTTCAGCATGAAAGCAGAAACCCTTACCCCACCCTACTGGATCAACATGGGCGCGGTAGCGATCATTACGCTGGCCGGCTCGCGGCTGGTGATGTATGCGCAGGCGCATGCGGCATTAAGTGCATGGGCTATTTTCGTACAGGCGTTCACTATGTTCTTCTGGGCATTTGCCAGCTGGTGGATACCGCTGTTATTCCTGATGTTCGCCTACCGGCATTTCATTGCGCGCGTGCCGCTGGCCTATGACCCGCAATACTGGTCCATGGTGTTTCCGCTGGGTATGTACGGCGTATGTACGTATATGTATGCAACCGTTACCGGCTTCACTTTCCTTAAACCCATTTCGGGTTTATTTGTTATATTAGCTTTAGTGACGTGGGTGATCGTTTTGATTGGTTTATTTATTGATCTCTTTTCGGTAGCAAAGAAAAAATAA
- a CDS encoding molybdopterin oxidoreductase family protein — protein MAKLPAPPETIIAKFGPHLNFAPQEGYPGRDEPDAVVKTHCCFCGMQCGIQLLVKNNKVVGFEPWMEFPFNEGRLCPKGVQRYLQDNHPDRLLEPLERVEGEGFRPIAWEPALDRVTAAIRKIQASYGNDAFAVLSGVSLTNEKSYLMGKFARVAIKTANLDYNGRLCMVSAGAGNKKAFGLDRASNSYADLEHAEVILVTGANVSETFPTLTYWLWRARDNGAKLIVVDPRVIPLARTADIHLDIRPGTDSALYGAMLKYLGDHDMLDHDFIREHTTGFEDTLAAVQEYTLEWAEQVTGIDREKIRQAAELWGKAGTSFLLHARGIEHHSKGVENVLGCINLVLATGRIGRPYCGYGTITGQGNGQGGREHGHKCDQLPGNRDITNPEHRKYIAGVWGIPESELPGKGLTAWELIEAIHRGEVKGLLSICFNPLVSLPNNNYVREALEKLEFYVCIDFFLNETARHADIVLAGSLHEEEEGTVTTAEGRVVRIRRAVTPPGNARTDTSIILDLAARLGAADKFTYADSEAIFNELRVASKGGTADYYGITYKKIEDHMGIFWPCPSEDHPGTPRLWEDRKFATPDGKAHFNPVHFREPSEVTDEAYPVVLTTGRVVSQYLSGTQTRRIGKLVGINPEPLLEIHPELAAKYNIRQRETVRVTTRRGSGEFPANIVETIRKDTVFIPYHWPGKKSANQLTIGTLDPVSKIPEFKVCACRLEPLDRFTQPGEIHAFDSI, from the coding sequence ATGGCAAAGCTACCAGCACCACCTGAAACAATTATCGCTAAGTTCGGCCCTCACCTCAACTTTGCGCCACAGGAGGGCTATCCTGGCAGGGATGAACCCGACGCCGTGGTGAAAACGCATTGCTGCTTCTGCGGTATGCAGTGTGGCATCCAGCTGCTGGTAAAAAACAATAAAGTGGTAGGCTTCGAACCCTGGATGGAGTTCCCTTTCAACGAGGGCAGGCTGTGCCCTAAAGGCGTACAGCGCTATCTGCAGGACAATCATCCCGACCGGCTGCTGGAACCGCTGGAGCGGGTAGAAGGCGAAGGCTTCCGGCCCATTGCCTGGGAACCGGCGCTGGACCGCGTAACTGCCGCCATCCGGAAAATACAGGCCAGTTACGGCAACGACGCTTTCGCGGTGCTGTCGGGCGTGTCGCTGACCAACGAAAAAAGTTACCTCATGGGCAAGTTTGCCCGTGTCGCCATCAAAACCGCCAACCTCGATTACAACGGCCGCCTCTGCATGGTGAGTGCCGGGGCAGGCAATAAAAAAGCGTTCGGGCTGGACCGTGCCTCCAACAGTTATGCTGACCTGGAACATGCAGAGGTGATCCTCGTCACCGGCGCCAATGTCAGCGAAACCTTCCCGACCCTCACCTACTGGCTGTGGCGGGCGAGAGACAACGGCGCAAAACTGATCGTGGTGGATCCCCGTGTCATCCCGCTGGCGCGTACTGCCGATATCCACCTGGATATCCGGCCCGGCACGGACTCCGCGTTGTATGGCGCTATGCTGAAATACCTGGGGGACCATGATATGCTCGATCATGATTTTATCCGCGAGCATACCACCGGCTTTGAAGATACCCTCGCCGCCGTACAGGAATACACCCTGGAATGGGCTGAGCAGGTGACCGGCATCGATAGAGAAAAAATACGGCAGGCCGCGGAACTATGGGGCAAAGCCGGCACCAGTTTCCTGTTGCACGCACGGGGCATCGAACACCATTCCAAAGGCGTGGAAAACGTGCTGGGATGTATCAACCTGGTACTGGCCACCGGCCGCATCGGTCGCCCTTACTGCGGCTACGGCACGATCACCGGTCAGGGTAACGGTCAGGGCGGCCGCGAGCATGGTCATAAATGTGACCAGCTGCCGGGCAACCGTGACATCACCAACCCCGAACACCGGAAATATATCGCCGGCGTGTGGGGCATCCCGGAATCCGAGCTGCCCGGCAAAGGGCTTACCGCCTGGGAACTGATAGAAGCGATCCATCGCGGGGAAGTGAAAGGATTGTTGTCCATCTGCTTCAACCCGCTGGTATCCTTACCCAATAACAATTATGTGAGGGAAGCGCTGGAGAAGCTGGAGTTCTACGTGTGTATTGATTTTTTCCTGAATGAAACCGCGCGTCATGCCGATATTGTGCTGGCCGGCTCTCTGCATGAGGAAGAAGAAGGCACCGTTACCACCGCCGAAGGAAGGGTAGTTCGTATACGCAGGGCCGTTACCCCACCGGGAAACGCCCGCACAGACACTTCCATCATCCTCGATCTTGCCGCCCGGCTGGGAGCTGCCGATAAGTTCACCTACGCAGATTCAGAAGCCATCTTCAACGAGCTGCGGGTGGCGTCCAAAGGCGGTACGGCCGATTATTACGGCATCACCTATAAAAAGATAGAAGACCATATGGGCATCTTCTGGCCCTGTCCTTCCGAAGACCATCCCGGTACGCCGCGGCTCTGGGAAGACAGGAAGTTCGCCACCCCCGATGGCAAAGCGCATTTCAACCCGGTGCATTTCCGTGAACCGTCGGAGGTGACGGACGAAGCCTATCCCGTGGTGCTGACGACCGGCCGCGTGGTATCGCAGTATCTCAGCGGCACACAGACGCGGCGCATCGGTAAACTGGTAGGCATCAACCCCGAGCCTTTGCTGGAGATACATCCGGAGCTGGCGGCAAAGTACAATATCCGGCAACGGGAAACGGTGCGCGTCACCACCCGGCGCGGAAGCGGCGAGTTTCCGGCCAATATCGTGGAGACCATCCGGAAAGACACCGTCTTCATCCCCTATCACTGGCCCGGTAAAAAGTCGGCCAACCAGCTGACCATCGGTACGCTGGACCCGGTATCCAAAATCCCGGAGTTTAAAGTGTGTGCATGCCGGTTAGAACCGCTGGACCGCTTTACCCAACCCGGGGAAATACATGCATTCGACAGTATCTGA
- a CDS encoding QcrA and Rieske domain-containing protein: MSDKTMEEPHWKQDFPIERTAATKISRRDFARFLCLVSGGLAAGSGYVALKANFFPEETITGEHFICKASSVPEGGTRSFTLEGSTIPYILIRLENGNWRAYEQKCTHLSCAVYYKPGSGQIVCPCHEGFFDAMTGDVIAGPPPRPLPALDVILKGDDVYVKASTRPVPEHKNTL, from the coding sequence ATGTCCGATAAAACCATGGAAGAACCGCACTGGAAACAGGATTTCCCGATAGAGAGAACGGCCGCCACCAAAATAAGCCGCCGGGACTTTGCGCGCTTCCTGTGCCTCGTGTCCGGCGGACTGGCAGCCGGCAGCGGCTATGTGGCTTTGAAAGCGAACTTCTTCCCGGAAGAAACCATCACCGGGGAACACTTTATCTGCAAGGCTTCCAGCGTGCCGGAAGGCGGCACCCGCTCCTTTACCCTTGAAGGCAGCACCATCCCCTATATCCTCATTCGTCTTGAAAACGGTAACTGGCGCGCCTATGAACAAAAATGCACCCACCTCTCCTGCGCCGTGTATTATAAACCCGGCAGCGGACAGATCGTGTGCCCCTGCCATGAAGGCTTCTTCGATGCCATGACCGGCGACGTTATCGCCGGACCGCCGCCCAGGCCGCTGCCGGCGCTGGACGTAATACTGAAAGGAGATGATGTGTACGTGAAAGCCAGCACCCGGCCGGTACCGGAACATAAAAACACCCTATAA
- a CDS encoding 4Fe-4S dicluster domain-containing protein, with protein sequence MEVTAYKTDMEFFVDMQRCIGCKACEMACAECETNGHESMIHVNYVERAVTIQTTVQVCMHCDDPVCAKVCPADAITKDDFGVVHSANTARCIGCSNCVMACPFGVPIKEEKYDMMMKCNMCYDRTSAGKKPMCATVCPSQALFYGTREEISRMRPNSTPVREFIFGAQTVTTKVNIMMPKGSTHLKIH encoded by the coding sequence ATGGAAGTTACCGCCTATAAAACCGATATGGAGTTCTTCGTGGACATGCAGCGCTGCATCGGCTGCAAAGCCTGTGAAATGGCCTGCGCCGAATGCGAAACCAACGGCCACGAAAGTATGATCCATGTAAACTACGTGGAGCGGGCCGTCACCATACAGACCACCGTACAGGTATGTATGCACTGCGACGATCCGGTATGCGCCAAAGTATGCCCCGCAGACGCCATCACCAAAGACGACTTCGGCGTGGTGCACAGCGCCAACACCGCCCGCTGCATCGGTTGCTCCAACTGCGTAATGGCATGCCCCTTCGGCGTACCCATCAAAGAAGAGAAATATGACATGATGATGAAATGCAACATGTGCTATGACCGGACCAGCGCCGGCAAAAAACCGATGTGCGCCACCGTTTGCCCCAGCCAGGCACTGTTCTACGGCACCCGGGAAGAGATCAGTCGCATGCGGCCCAACAGCACACCTGTACGTGAATTCATCTTCGGGGCGCAGACCGTCACCACCAAAGTGAATATCATGATGCCTAAAGGAAGCACCCACCTGAAAATCCACTAA
- a CDS encoding DUF6755 family protein — protein sequence MSNFKDAQNNAHPNKTNTLISALIIILILNISLQVWLLYTGLNNALGHNRDIALPAFIASLVLFLIGFFWLYFLPMGYRKKIRQK from the coding sequence ATGAGCAACTTTAAAGACGCGCAAAACAACGCGCATCCCAATAAAACCAATACGCTGATCTCAGCGCTCATTATAATTCTCATTTTGAACATCAGCCTGCAGGTATGGCTGCTGTACACCGGCCTGAACAATGCCCTTGGCCACAACCGCGACATCGCGCTGCCGGCGTTTATCGCGTCGCTGGTGCTGTTCCTGATAGGCTTCTTCTGGCTGTACTTTCTGCCTATGGGCTACCGGAAAAAAATCAGGCAGAAGTAA
- a CDS encoding cytochrome P460 family protein, with product MNRFFLLLLIAAAFTACKNEAPAGNQARIVFDAGSLHFIASSLNPKLETMSAVYGNDSALQSLAKGDHQPAAGAVLKLVTWRYHDNPQYFGGRINGELLSVETIQAGSWQLDFGALQRPASPSERISYIMSYQPVQIP from the coding sequence ATGAACCGCTTCTTCCTCCTGTTACTGATCGCTGCCGCATTCACCGCCTGTAAAAACGAGGCGCCCGCCGGTAACCAGGCACGCATCGTATTTGACGCCGGCAGCCTGCACTTCATTGCATCCTCGCTGAATCCGAAACTGGAGACCATGTCCGCTGTGTATGGCAACGACAGCGCGCTGCAGTCCCTCGCAAAAGGCGATCATCAACCGGCGGCGGGGGCCGTCCTGAAACTGGTCACCTGGCGCTATCACGACAACCCGCAGTACTTCGGCGGCAGGATCAACGGAGAGCTGCTGAGCGTGGAGACCATACAGGCCGGCAGCTGGCAGCTGGACTTCGGCGCCCTGCAACGCCCCGCTTCACCGTCAGAGAGGATCAGCTACATCATGAGTTATCAACCCGTACAAATACCATAA